In a genomic window of Kaistia algarum:
- a CDS encoding 3-hydroxybutyrate dehydrogenase, with the protein MSNSGHLAGKTALVTGSTSGIGLAIATALAGAGANVILNGFGDAGQIEAIRAKLASENGVEARYFGADMTKETDIAAMISAVEAEFGAIDVLVNNAGVQHVAPIDEFPVDKWNLILALNLSAAFHAIRLALPAMKKKGWGRIISTASAHALVASPYKVAYVAAKHGIAGLTKTVALEVAQAGITVNAICPGYVWTPLVEKQIPDTMKARGMTEEQVKKDVLLAAQPTKEFVTTEEIAGLALFLTTDAARNITGALQVIDGGWTAA; encoded by the coding sequence ATGTCGAACAGCGGCCATCTCGCCGGCAAGACCGCGCTGGTCACCGGTTCCACCTCGGGCATCGGCCTCGCCATCGCGACCGCGCTGGCCGGCGCGGGCGCCAACGTGATCTTGAACGGCTTCGGCGATGCCGGCCAGATCGAGGCGATCCGCGCCAAGCTCGCCAGCGAAAACGGCGTGGAAGCGCGCTATTTCGGCGCCGACATGACGAAGGAGACCGATATCGCGGCGATGATATCGGCGGTCGAGGCCGAGTTCGGCGCGATCGACGTGCTGGTCAACAATGCCGGCGTGCAGCATGTGGCGCCGATCGACGAGTTCCCGGTCGACAAATGGAATTTGATCCTCGCGCTCAACCTCTCGGCCGCGTTCCACGCCATCCGCCTGGCGCTGCCGGCGATGAAGAAGAAGGGCTGGGGCCGGATCATCTCGACGGCTTCCGCGCATGCGCTCGTCGCCTCGCCCTATAAGGTCGCCTATGTCGCGGCCAAGCACGGCATTGCCGGCCTCACCAAGACGGTGGCGCTGGAGGTCGCTCAAGCCGGCATCACCGTGAACGCGATCTGCCCGGGCTATGTCTGGACGCCGCTGGTCGAGAAGCAGATCCCCGATACGATGAAGGCGCGCGGCATGACGGAAGAGCAGGTCAAGAAGGATGTTCTCCTCGCCGCCCAGCCGACCAAGGAGTTCGTCACGACGGAGGAGATCGCCGGCCTCGCGCTTTTCCTCACCACCGACGCGGCGAGGAACATCACGGGCGCGCTGCAGGTGATCGATGGCGGCTGGACGGCGGCATGA
- a CDS encoding patatin-like phospholipase family protein has product MKMPRLFAEPKAKAPAKASKPRIVNLALQGGGAHGAFTWGVIDHLLEDGRLDFEAVSGTSAGALNAVVLADGLSRGGSAEARARLEAFWTGVSRAGTIGGARDLVQSWMSFWSVPTFRPSQWFDMMSNLGSPYGFNPHNINPLRDLVEGLVDFERVRKAARPKLFISATNVRNGKIKVFTDGEVTADAVMASACLPYLFQTVIVDGEPYWDGGFMGNPALFPFFTETKAEDILLVQINPIERNAVPTGTKEILERMSEITFNASLLREFRAIDFVNRMLDEGRLDSKRYRKNRVHRIDGGQALERFSASSKFDTSLSFFEQLRDAGREAARDWLNAHFADVGVRGTVDLRSQFS; this is encoded by the coding sequence ATGAAGATGCCCCGCCTCTTCGCCGAACCGAAGGCGAAGGCTCCGGCGAAGGCCTCCAAGCCCCGAATCGTCAATCTCGCGCTGCAGGGCGGCGGCGCGCATGGCGCTTTCACCTGGGGCGTGATCGACCATCTGCTGGAAGACGGGCGGCTTGATTTCGAGGCGGTCTCGGGCACCAGCGCGGGCGCGCTCAACGCCGTCGTGCTTGCCGATGGGCTCAGTCGCGGCGGGTCGGCCGAGGCGCGGGCGCGGCTGGAGGCGTTCTGGACGGGGGTCAGCCGCGCCGGCACGATCGGCGGCGCGCGCGATCTGGTGCAGAGCTGGATGTCGTTCTGGAGCGTGCCGACCTTCCGCCCGTCGCAATGGTTCGACATGATGTCGAACCTGGGATCGCCTTACGGTTTCAATCCGCACAACATCAATCCGCTGCGCGATCTCGTCGAGGGGCTGGTCGATTTCGAGCGCGTGCGCAAGGCGGCGCGGCCGAAGCTGTTCATCTCGGCGACGAATGTCCGCAACGGCAAGATCAAGGTCTTCACCGATGGCGAGGTCACGGCCGACGCGGTTATGGCGTCCGCCTGCCTGCCCTATCTGTTCCAGACCGTGATCGTCGATGGCGAGCCCTATTGGGATGGCGGTTTCATGGGCAATCCGGCGCTCTTCCCCTTCTTCACCGAGACGAAGGCGGAAGACATCCTGTTGGTGCAGATCAACCCGATCGAGCGCAACGCGGTGCCGACGGGCACCAAGGAGATCCTGGAGCGGATGAGCGAGATCACCTTCAACGCCTCGCTCTTACGCGAATTCCGCGCCATCGACTTCGTCAACCGCATGCTGGATGAGGGAAGGCTCGATTCGAAGCGCTACCGCAAGAACCGCGTCCACCGCATCGATGGCGGCCAGGCGCTGGAGCGCTTCTCGGCCTCCAGCAAGTTCGACACCTCGCTCTCCTTCTTCGAGCAATTGCGCGATGCCGGGCGCGAGGCTGCGCGCGACTGGCTGAACGCGCATTTCGCCGATGTCGGCGTCCGCGGTACCGTCGACCTGCGCTCGCAATTCTCCTGA
- a CDS encoding L,D-transpeptidase, producing MITNGRKADAGTMDPLAPGSRRAGVPSRRAFLIGAGASLGALSLAGCVGGMSYAEAQKVYGPVADPKFPIPAVNLAKLDAKYYRRTVKYETKEAAGTIIIDPKNHYVYRIEGNGMATRYGANVGRDGFRWNGDVYVGRKGEWATWTPPKEMIARQPEAAKYAAGMPGGLDNPLGARTLYLYQDNVYTLYTIYATSHPDSIGKGVTSGCTGLLSQDMIDLYDKTPVGTKVVMLPS from the coding sequence ATGATCACGAACGGTCGGAAAGCCGATGCCGGCACGATGGACCCGCTCGCTCCCGGCTCCCGCCGGGCCGGAGTTCCGAGCCGCCGCGCCTTCCTGATCGGCGCCGGCGCGAGCCTTGGTGCGCTCAGCCTCGCCGGCTGCGTCGGTGGCATGAGCTATGCCGAGGCGCAGAAGGTCTACGGACCCGTGGCGGACCCGAAGTTCCCGATTCCCGCCGTCAATCTCGCCAAGCTCGATGCGAAATATTATCGTCGGACGGTGAAATACGAGACCAAGGAAGCGGCTGGAACGATCATCATCGATCCCAAGAACCACTATGTCTACCGGATCGAGGGCAATGGCATGGCGACCCGCTATGGCGCCAATGTCGGCCGCGACGGCTTCCGCTGGAACGGCGACGTCTATGTCGGCCGCAAGGGCGAATGGGCGACCTGGACGCCGCCCAAGGAGATGATCGCGCGCCAGCCCGAGGCGGCCAAATACGCCGCCGGCATGCCCGGCGGCCTCGACAACCCGCTCGGCGCCCGCACGCTCTATCTCTACCAGGACAACGTCTACACGCTCTACACCATCTACGCGACGAGCCACCCGGACTCGATCGGCAAGGGCGTGACCAGCGGCTGCACCGGCCTCCTCAGCCAGGACATGATCGACCTCTATGACAAGACGCCGGTCGGCACGAAGGTGGTGATGCTGCCGAGCTAG
- a CDS encoding Fur family transcriptional regulator: MERTQDEAHHHGVLEHSDHDHDHCAEGAIARAEAVSAAEGLRFTDQRRKVLAALAESHVPASAYDVIDRLAVSGPRPAPISVYRALEFLVEHGFAHRIESRNAYIACSRGEARHERAGIGTATVFLLCEQCGAAAEASSAALAEALGAVTTAAGFAPRAPVIEIRGLCARCRAE; encoded by the coding sequence ATGGAACGGACACAGGACGAAGCGCATCACCACGGCGTCCTCGAGCATAGCGACCACGACCACGACCATTGCGCCGAGGGCGCGATCGCGCGGGCCGAGGCTGTCTCGGCGGCGGAGGGGCTGCGCTTCACCGACCAGCGCCGCAAGGTGCTCGCCGCGCTCGCCGAAAGCCATGTGCCCGCCAGCGCCTATGACGTGATCGACCGCCTGGCCGTTTCCGGTCCGCGCCCGGCGCCGATCAGCGTCTATCGCGCGCTCGAATTCCTCGTCGAGCACGGCTTCGCCCACCGCATCGAGAGCCGCAACGCCTATATCGCCTGCTCGCGCGGCGAGGCGCGGCACGAGCGCGCCGGCATCGGCACGGCCACCGTCTTCCTGCTCTGCGAACAATGCGGCGCCGCCGCCGAAGCCTCCTCCGCCGCGCTCGCCGAAGCGCTTGGCGCCGTCACCACCGCCGCCGGCTTCGCCCCGCGCGCCCCCGTCATCGAAATCCGCGGCCTCTGCGCCCGCTGCCGGGCGGAATGA
- a CDS encoding argininosuccinate synthase has product MTAYYKPASLKPPKAARSMSDIKKIVLAYSGGLDTSIILKWLQQQYQAEVITFTADLGQGEELEPARKKAEMMGVKQIYIDDLREEFVRDFVFPMFRANTLYEGTYLLGTSIARPLIAKRLIEIAHEVGADAVAHGSTGKGNDQVRYELSAYALDPNIKVIAPWRIWDFKSRTDLIDFAEQNQIPVAKDKRGEAPFSVDANLLHSSSEGKVLEDPSQEPPPYVFMRTIAPEDAPDKATYIEIGFEKGDPVSVDGVHLSPASLLTKLNEFGHDNGIGRLDLVENRFVGMKSRGIYETPGGTILLAAHRAMESLTLDREAAHLKDSIMPRYAELIYYGFWFSPEREMLQALIDKSQEHVEGTVRLKLYKGNVIVVGRASPKSLYSDALVTFEDDRGAYDQKDAAGFIKLNALRLRTLAARDKLGG; this is encoded by the coding sequence ATGACGGCATATTATAAGCCGGCCAGCCTGAAACCTCCGAAAGCGGCCCGTTCCATGTCCGACATCAAGAAGATCGTCCTCGCCTATTCCGGCGGGCTCGACACCTCGATCATCCTCAAATGGCTTCAGCAGCAATATCAGGCGGAGGTCATCACCTTCACGGCCGATCTCGGCCAGGGCGAGGAACTCGAGCCGGCCCGCAAGAAGGCCGAGATGATGGGCGTCAAGCAGATCTATATCGACGATCTGCGCGAGGAATTCGTACGCGACTTCGTGTTCCCAATGTTCCGCGCCAATACGCTCTATGAAGGCACCTATCTGCTCGGCACCTCGATTGCCCGGCCGCTGATCGCCAAGCGCCTGATCGAGATCGCCCATGAAGTCGGCGCCGATGCCGTCGCGCATGGCTCGACCGGCAAGGGCAACGACCAGGTTCGCTACGAGCTCTCGGCCTATGCGCTCGATCCGAATATCAAGGTGATCGCGCCCTGGCGCATCTGGGACTTCAAGTCGCGCACCGACCTGATCGATTTCGCCGAGCAGAACCAGATCCCGGTGGCGAAGGATAAGCGCGGCGAGGCGCCATTCTCCGTCGACGCCAACCTGCTGCACTCCTCGTCCGAGGGGAAGGTGCTGGAAGACCCCTCGCAGGAGCCGCCGCCCTATGTCTTCATGCGCACGATCGCGCCGGAAGACGCTCCCGACAAGGCGACCTATATCGAGATCGGTTTCGAGAAGGGTGACCCCGTCTCGGTTGACGGCGTCCATCTCTCTCCGGCTTCCCTGCTGACCAAGCTGAACGAGTTCGGCCACGACAATGGCATCGGCCGGCTGGATCTGGTCGAGAACCGCTTCGTCGGCATGAAGTCGCGCGGCATCTACGAGACGCCGGGCGGCACGATCCTTCTGGCGGCGCACCGGGCGATGGAAAGCCTGACGCTCGACCGCGAGGCGGCGCATCTGAAGGATTCGATCATGCCCCGCTATGCGGAGCTGATCTATTACGGTTTCTGGTTCTCTCCCGAGCGCGAGATGCTGCAGGCGCTGATCGACAAGAGCCAGGAGCATGTCGAGGGCACGGTCCGGCTGAAGCTCTACAAGGGCAACGTCATCGTCGTCGGCCGCGCCTCGCCGAAATCGCTCTATTCCGACGCCCTCGTCACCTTCGAGGATGATCGCGGCGCCTATGACCAGAAGGATGCGGCCGGCTTCATCAAGCTGAACGCGCTGCGGCTGCGGACGCTCGCGGCCCGCGACAAGCTCGGCGGCTGA
- a CDS encoding alkaline phosphatase D family protein, with product MALRLTENRISRRTFLRSSAATGLLAVGGSLALPGISRAADRPVVTHGVQSGDVTANRAVLWSRTDRPSRAVFEWSTTESFANPTRLPTLTALPDNDYAVKILAEGLPSDQEIFYRVLFSDLADPNVVAEPITGHLRTAPAGLRDVSFVWSGDTVGQGWGINPDAGGMKGYATMLKHDPDFFIHSGDNVYSDGVIKAEVDLPDGTKWKNITTPEKSKVAETLDEFRGQYKYNFMDENVRAMYAAVPVFTQWDDHEVTNNWSDSKVLGDAYTEKNIHVLSARAAKAFHEWMPIATTLAEPQRVYRKIAYGPLLDVFMLDMRTYRGPNGDNLEPVEGGVAAFLGAEQLAWLKRELLASKATWKVIAADMPLSIVVWDNAKDKKGFEAVSNNKEGKPLGRELEFADLLRFIKAAGIRNTVWLTADVHYTAAHYYNPDKAAFQDFDPFWEFVSGPIHAGTFGPGDLDTTFGPELKFVKAPPADGPQNLPPSAGLQFFGHVKIAADTRVMTVTLMDTADAALWSVDLEPKRA from the coding sequence ATGGCTCTTCGCCTCACCGAAAATCGCATCTCACGCCGCACCTTCCTGCGCTCCTCCGCCGCGACCGGCCTTCTGGCCGTTGGCGGCTCGCTCGCGCTGCCCGGCATCAGCCGCGCCGCTGACCGTCCGGTCGTCACACATGGCGTCCAGTCCGGCGACGTCACGGCCAACCGTGCCGTGCTGTGGTCGCGCACCGACCGCCCGTCCCGCGCTGTGTTCGAATGGTCGACGACCGAAAGCTTCGCCAATCCCACGCGCCTGCCGACGCTGACTGCGCTGCCCGACAACGATTATGCCGTGAAAATCCTGGCCGAGGGCCTGCCCTCCGACCAGGAGATTTTCTACCGCGTGCTGTTCAGCGACCTCGCCGACCCGAATGTCGTCGCCGAACCGATCACGGGGCATCTGCGCACGGCCCCGGCGGGACTGCGCGATGTCTCCTTCGTCTGGTCCGGCGATACGGTCGGCCAGGGATGGGGCATCAATCCCGATGCCGGCGGCATGAAGGGCTACGCGACCATGCTGAAGCATGATCCGGACTTCTTCATCCACTCCGGCGACAATGTCTATTCGGACGGCGTCATCAAGGCCGAGGTCGACCTTCCCGACGGCACCAAGTGGAAGAACATCACCACGCCGGAGAAGTCGAAGGTCGCCGAGACGCTCGACGAATTCCGAGGCCAGTACAAGTACAACTTCATGGATGAGAACGTCCGCGCCATGTATGCGGCCGTGCCCGTGTTCACCCAGTGGGATGATCACGAAGTTACGAACAACTGGTCGGACTCCAAGGTTCTCGGTGACGCCTACACCGAGAAGAACATCCATGTTCTGTCCGCGCGTGCCGCCAAGGCCTTCCACGAGTGGATGCCGATCGCGACGACACTCGCTGAGCCGCAGCGTGTCTACCGCAAGATCGCCTATGGCCCGCTGCTCGATGTCTTCATGCTGGACATGCGCACCTATCGCGGCCCGAACGGTGACAATCTGGAGCCGGTCGAGGGCGGCGTTGCCGCCTTCCTCGGCGCCGAACAACTCGCCTGGCTGAAGCGGGAACTCCTCGCCTCGAAGGCGACCTGGAAGGTGATCGCCGCCGACATGCCGCTGTCGATCGTCGTCTGGGACAATGCAAAGGACAAGAAGGGCTTCGAGGCCGTCTCGAACAATAAGGAAGGCAAGCCGCTCGGACGCGAACTGGAATTCGCCGATCTGCTGCGCTTCATCAAGGCGGCCGGCATCCGCAACACGGTCTGGCTGACGGCCGACGTCCACTATACGGCGGCGCACTATTACAATCCCGACAAGGCGGCATTCCAGGACTTCGATCCCTTCTGGGAATTCGTCTCCGGCCCGATCCATGCCGGCACCTTTGGCCCTGGCGACCTCGACACGACGTTCGGACCCGAGTTGAAATTCGTGAAGGCGCCCCCGGCGGATGGTCCGCAGAACCTGCCGCCTTCGGCCGGCCTGCAGTTCTTCGGCCATGTAAAGATCGCCGCCGACACCCGCGTGATGACCGTGACGCTGATGGACACGGCCGATGCGGCCCTGTGGTCGGTCGACCTCGAGCCGAAGCGCGCCTAA
- a CDS encoding AAA family ATPase: MRIAVTGTHGSGKTTLIDDFVSARPDYESVPEPYWLLAQEGVPFADGPNSADLEEQLRQSCNLILDHAGEGNLIFDRCPLDFLAYLDVVSHGEGFEWVPDGKLLTRIGRALATLDWLVFVPLLPVDEIEAPIEYPQLRARVDRRLKAMLRQDEMGLLATGPRLLEVSGSREARVAQIAAALR; the protein is encoded by the coding sequence ATGCGCATCGCGGTCACCGGCACGCATGGCAGCGGCAAGACGACGCTGATCGATGATTTCGTCTCGGCGCGGCCGGACTATGAAAGCGTGCCCGAGCCCTATTGGCTGCTGGCGCAGGAGGGCGTGCCCTTCGCGGATGGGCCGAACAGTGCGGATCTTGAGGAGCAGCTCCGGCAAAGCTGCAATCTCATCCTCGACCATGCGGGCGAAGGCAACTTGATCTTCGACCGCTGCCCGCTCGATTTCCTCGCCTATCTGGATGTCGTCAGCCATGGCGAGGGTTTCGAATGGGTGCCGGACGGGAAGCTGCTGACCCGCATCGGCAGGGCGCTGGCGACGCTCGACTGGCTGGTGTTCGTGCCGCTGCTGCCCGTCGACGAGATCGAGGCCCCAATCGAATATCCGCAGCTGCGCGCGCGCGTCGACCGGCGGCTGAAAGCCATGCTGCGCCAGGACGAAATGGGTCTGCTTGCGACCGGCCCGCGCCTGCTGGAGGTCTCGGGCTCGCGCGAGGCCCGCGTCGCCCAGATCGCGGCGGCGTTGCGGTGA
- the irrA gene encoding iron response transcriptional regulator IrrA: MRMDMVRKANRADKRSSEVRTMLRTAGLRPTRQRLALAELLFAQGNRHISAEGLHDEATAERVPVSLATVYNTLHQFTEAGLLREVAVDGSKTYFDTNVEDHHHFFIEDENRVVDIPVSGLRVEELPEPIPGMEIARVDIIVRLRRIPS, encoded by the coding sequence ATGCGTATGGATATGGTCAGAAAGGCAAATCGCGCCGACAAGCGCTCGTCCGAAGTGAGGACGATGCTACGGACTGCCGGCTTGCGCCCGACCCGCCAGCGCCTCGCGCTTGCCGAGTTGCTTTTCGCACAGGGCAACCGCCATATCTCGGCCGAAGGCCTGCATGACGAGGCGACCGCTGAGCGCGTTCCTGTCTCGCTTGCCACGGTTTACAACACGCTGCACCAGTTCACCGAAGCGGGTCTGCTGCGTGAGGTCGCGGTTGACGGATCGAAGACCTATTTCGACACCAATGTCGAAGACCACCATCATTTCTTCATCGAGGACGAGAACCGCGTCGTCGACATCCCCGTCTCCGGGCTCCGCGTCGAGGAGTTGCCCGAGCCGATCCCGGGCATGGAGATCGCGCGCGTCGACATCATCGTCCGCCTCCGCCGCATCCCGAGCTGA
- the ispG gene encoding flavodoxin-dependent (E)-4-hydroxy-3-methylbut-2-enyl-diphosphate synthase, whose translation MSLPLAAEFPAGPLPRRHAVAVKVGKVRVGGDAPVVVQSMTNTDTADIESTVKQVAALALAGSELVRITVDRDESAAAVPIIKEKLLKRGLDVPLIGDFHYIGHKLLTDHPDCAQALDKYRINPGNVGFGEKRDRQFATLIELAIRYDKPVRIGVNWGSLDQDLLTRLMDANATNAAPLTANAVMREAICQSALLSAALAEKIGLAREKIILSAKVSGVQDLIAVYRDLSRRSNHALHLGLTEAGMGSKGIVASSAAMGILLQEGIGDTIRVSLTPEPNGDRTREVQVAQELLQTMGFRAFLPVVAACPGCGRTTSTVFQELAKTIESDLRDAMPVWRERYPGVEALKVAVMGCIVNGPGESKHADIGISLPGTGETPSAPVFIDGKKAVTLKGAGIAEEFRRLVGEYVERRWGA comes from the coding sequence ATGTCCTTGCCCCTCGCCGCCGAATTCCCCGCCGGCCCCCTGCCCCGCCGCCATGCCGTCGCGGTCAAGGTCGGCAAGGTGCGGGTCGGCGGCGACGCGCCGGTTGTCGTCCAGTCGATGACCAATACCGACACGGCCGATATCGAGTCCACGGTGAAGCAGGTGGCAGCGCTGGCGCTCGCAGGCTCGGAACTGGTGCGCATCACGGTCGACCGCGATGAGAGCGCCGCCGCCGTGCCGATCATCAAGGAGAAATTGCTGAAGCGCGGCCTCGACGTGCCGCTGATCGGCGATTTCCACTATATCGGCCACAAGCTGCTGACCGATCACCCGGACTGCGCGCAGGCGCTCGACAAATACCGCATCAATCCCGGCAATGTCGGCTTCGGCGAGAAGCGCGACCGCCAGTTCGCGACGCTGATCGAACTCGCCATCCGCTACGACAAGCCGGTGCGCATCGGCGTCAACTGGGGCTCGCTCGATCAGGATTTGCTGACCCGGCTGATGGACGCCAACGCGACAAACGCCGCGCCGCTCACCGCCAATGCCGTTATGCGCGAGGCGATCTGCCAGTCGGCCCTCCTCTCCGCCGCGCTCGCCGAGAAGATCGGCCTCGCCCGCGAGAAGATCATCCTCTCGGCCAAGGTTTCCGGCGTGCAGGATCTGATCGCCGTCTATCGCGACCTCTCGCGCCGCTCCAACCACGCGCTGCATCTCGGCCTCACCGAGGCGGGCATGGGCTCGAAGGGCATCGTCGCCTCTTCCGCCGCCATGGGCATCCTGCTGCAGGAGGGCATCGGCGACACGATCCGCGTCTCGCTGACGCCCGAGCCGAATGGCGACCGCACGCGCGAGGTCCAGGTGGCGCAGGAACTGCTGCAGACCATGGGCTTCCGCGCCTTTCTCCCCGTCGTCGCCGCCTGCCCCGGCTGCGGCCGCACCACCTCGACCGTGTTCCAGGAACTGGCCAAGACGATCGAAAGCGACCTCCGCGACGCCATGCCCGTCTGGCGCGAACGCTACCCCGGCGTCGAAGCGCTGAAAGTCGCGGTCATGGGCTGCATCGTCAACGGCCCGGGAGAGTCGAAGCACGCCGATATCGGCATCTCGCTGCCGGGAACGGGCGAGACGCCGTCAGCGCCGGTGTTCATCGATGGCAAGAAGGCAGTGACGCTGAAGGGTGCGGGGATCGCGGAGGAGTTCCGGCGGTTGGTCGGGGAGTATGTGGAGAGGCGGTGGGGGGCGTAG
- a CDS encoding SDR family NAD(P)-dependent oxidoreductase, with the protein MPKLQGRRAAITGAASGIGRGIAMAFAAEGARVAVLDRDGVAAERVAAEIIAAGGEAIALSCDVADEASVEAAFAELRAAFGAADILVNNAGVLRDVPFEDMTIAEWDRVMGVNLRGAFLCTRQVVPAMKAQGWGRILNTASQLAHKGAAELTHYVASKAGLIGFTRALAHELARDGITVNAIAPGIIETAMSANVPPEVKARVAEKLPIGRFGRVDEITGAAVLLASDEGSYFVGATVDVNGGDVM; encoded by the coding sequence ATGCCGAAACTTCAAGGGCGCCGCGCCGCCATCACCGGGGCGGCGAGCGGCATCGGCCGCGGCATCGCCATGGCCTTCGCCGCGGAGGGAGCCCGCGTCGCCGTCCTCGACCGCGATGGCGTTGCCGCCGAGCGCGTCGCGGCCGAGATCATCGCGGCGGGCGGCGAGGCGATCGCGCTCTCCTGCGACGTCGCCGACGAGGCCTCGGTCGAGGCCGCTTTCGCCGAACTGCGCGCGGCCTTCGGCGCGGCCGATATCCTGGTCAACAATGCCGGCGTGCTGCGCGATGTGCCGTTCGAGGATATGACGATCGCCGAATGGGACCGCGTCATGGGCGTCAATCTGCGCGGCGCGTTCCTCTGCACCCGCCAGGTCGTCCCCGCCATGAAGGCGCAAGGCTGGGGCCGCATCCTCAACACCGCCTCGCAATTGGCCCATAAAGGCGCGGCGGAACTGACCCATTACGTCGCCTCCAAGGCCGGCCTAATCGGCTTCACCAGGGCGCTCGCCCATGAACTCGCCCGCGACGGCATCACGGTCAACGCCATCGCCCCCGGCATCATCGAAACGGCGATGAGCGCCAATGTCCCGCCGGAGGTAAAGGCGCGCGTCGCCGAGAAACTTCCCATCGGGCGGTTTGGCCGTGTCGACGAGATCACGGGCGCGGCGGTACTGCTGGCCTCGGACGAGGGGAGTTATTTCGTGGGCGCGACGGTGGATGTGAATGGCGGGGATGTGATGTGA
- a CDS encoding phosphatase PAP2 family protein has protein sequence MAEGRHDETASGRLASAGWNAAWRAVKGGRETVAWNDPVVLVIVYLVAVSALFVIWPSLDLAIARLFFANGGFPAKNVESLIRLRALGDQLIILILVVLAASMLGKLVWPERPIAIRPRSGVFLLTSLALGPGLVVNGLFKSLSGRPRPIAIDIFGGPSPFVPAWRFSDYCASNCSFVSGEGSSSMWLMGLVFLLPKPLRLPIGILIGLVALALSVNRLAFGGHFASDVLVAWGLTLLIQWVLYRLIVTSPLGARIDAAVETWLGGAGRRLRARFR, from the coding sequence ATGGCCGAAGGACGGCATGACGAGACGGCATCCGGCCGCCTGGCATCGGCGGGCTGGAACGCGGCGTGGCGGGCGGTGAAGGGCGGGCGCGAAACGGTCGCCTGGAACGACCCGGTCGTGCTGGTCATCGTCTATCTCGTCGCCGTCTCGGCGCTGTTCGTAATCTGGCCCTCGCTCGACCTCGCCATCGCCCGCCTGTTTTTCGCCAATGGCGGCTTCCCGGCGAAAAATGTCGAAAGCCTCATTCGGCTGCGCGCGCTCGGCGACCAGCTCATCATCCTGATCCTCGTCGTGCTCGCCGCCAGCATGCTCGGCAAGCTGGTCTGGCCGGAAAGGCCGATCGCGATCCGGCCGCGCTCCGGCGTTTTCCTGCTGACGAGCCTGGCGCTGGGCCCCGGCCTCGTCGTCAACGGCCTGTTCAAGAGCCTGTCGGGCCGGCCGCGCCCGATCGCCATCGACATCTTCGGCGGGCCGTCACCCTTCGTTCCAGCCTGGCGATTCTCGGATTATTGCGCGTCCAACTGCTCCTTCGTCTCCGGTGAGGGGTCATCGTCCATGTGGTTGATGGGATTGGTCTTTCTGCTTCCGAAGCCCTTGAGACTGCCGATCGGGATCCTGATCGGCCTCGTCGCGCTTGCCCTCTCGGTCAACCGCCTGGCCTTCGGCGGCCATTTCGCCTCCGATGTCCTGGTCGCCTGGGGCCTGACGCTGCTGATTCAATGGGTGCTTTACCGGCTGATCGTGACAAGCCCGCTCGGCGCACGGATCGACGCGGCGGTGGAGACATGGCTCGGCGGGGCCGGAAGGCGGCTGCGCGCGCGATTTCGCTGA
- a CDS encoding DUF5677 domain-containing protein: MPKEFDSDGFLATTNPVLKQPIAEIYHVPLGLARRINRDLHDMLFKADVRNRDDEAIILVTLFLRALEHYQGVVILLENGVVPSARVTVRALMETTFRLRAIVGVADLYKKFILEDMLYRREIANKIRNNSYDFLRDAQNAITDEAFERLKNDIKRLNPKKFHIEELSRLAGMHEWYVGVYSLLSKAVHTQIRELEEYVEIDENGQIKELRYAPQLQEISNLVLTASELILSAAFAFEERFQTGFAPKLEDHRKNLTAAFESHGATEVEARNDP, translated from the coding sequence ATGCCCAAAGAATTCGATAGCGATGGATTCCTAGCGACTACCAATCCTGTATTGAAACAGCCAATCGCGGAAATATATCATGTTCCGTTGGGGTTGGCTCGGCGCATAAATCGAGATCTTCATGATATGCTCTTCAAGGCCGATGTCCGGAATCGTGACGACGAGGCAATCATACTTGTGACTCTATTTCTCAGGGCTTTAGAGCACTACCAAGGCGTCGTCATCTTACTCGAGAATGGAGTTGTGCCATCAGCACGTGTTACTGTTCGCGCGCTGATGGAGACAACGTTTCGGCTACGCGCAATCGTTGGAGTTGCGGATCTATATAAGAAATTTATCTTGGAAGACATGCTATACCGACGCGAGATAGCCAACAAAATAAGAAACAACAGCTATGATTTTCTACGAGATGCCCAAAATGCGATAACTGATGAGGCGTTTGAGCGACTCAAAAACGATATAAAGCGATTGAATCCAAAGAAATTCCATATCGAGGAGCTCAGTCGTCTTGCCGGCATGCATGAATGGTATGTTGGCGTGTATTCACTTCTGAGCAAAGCAGTGCACACCCAAATTAGAGAGTTGGAAGAATATGTAGAAATTGACGAAAATGGTCAAATAAAAGAGCTTAGGTACGCCCCCCAACTGCAGGAGATTTCAAATCTAGTTCTTACGGCATCTGAGCTGATTTTGTCTGCCGCCTTTGCCTTCGAGGAACGATTCCAAACGGGCTTCGCTCCTAAGTTGGAGGACCATAGGAAAAACTTGACTGCCGCCTTCGAGAGCCATGGGGCGACAGAAGTCGAAGCCAGAAATGATCCTTAG